In one window of Candidatus Avedoeria danica DNA:
- a CDS encoding 2-oxo acid dehydrogenase subunit E2 — protein MPKMGYDMTEGTVLKWLKAEGDAVAKGDILAEIETGKVTIEMESFDEGVLRKIVVAEGATVPVGQVIAIIAGADETIDVPAAPAPTTGAAPPEAAPVETLTTAPSPTAPPPAAAPTPSAGPTTTAPASPPPASPLPATNGVAAQPLRTPAAATPSAAPPADGRLRASPLARRIAADRNVDLHAVAGSGPGGRITRDDVLSVAAAPATAVATGVAAAAAARPAAPAPMPAGEREALSRIRTMIAQRLSQSWQAAPHIFVTMAIEMDAALALRAQVNEALAATGGGKVSVNDIVVKACGRALRAHPLLNVSWDDGARIRHDRIHIGVAVSLDDGLITVVAPDVDVRPLGEIGADIAGKAQRAREGKLTADDMATASTFTVTNLGMFGVESFTAIINPPEACILAVGAAVPSAVVVDGAIVVRSVMKVTLSADHRVVDGASAAAFLVTLKQLLEHPLGMLV, from the coding sequence ATGCCCAAGATGGGCTACGACATGACCGAAGGCACGGTCCTCAAGTGGCTCAAAGCCGAAGGGGACGCCGTGGCCAAGGGCGATATCCTGGCGGAGATCGAGACTGGCAAGGTCACGATCGAGATGGAGTCCTTCGACGAGGGCGTCCTGCGCAAGATCGTCGTCGCCGAAGGCGCCACGGTGCCCGTCGGGCAGGTGATCGCGATCATCGCCGGCGCCGACGAGACGATCGACGTGCCCGCGGCGCCTGCACCGACGACCGGCGCTGCGCCGCCCGAGGCCGCGCCCGTGGAGACATTGACGACCGCCCCGTCGCCAACGGCTCCGCCGCCTGCGGCCGCCCCGACGCCTTCGGCCGGCCCGACGACGACCGCTCCCGCGTCACCCCCCCCCGCGTCGCCATTGCCGGCGACCAACGGTGTCGCGGCGCAACCGCTGCGGACGCCCGCCGCCGCCACGCCTTCCGCCGCACCGCCCGCCGACGGCCGCCTCCGCGCCTCCCCTCTCGCCCGCCGCATCGCCGCCGACCGCAACGTCGACCTCCATGCGGTGGCCGGCAGCGGACCGGGCGGCCGGATCACGCGCGACGACGTGCTGAGCGTCGCAGCGGCGCCGGCGACGGCGGTCGCCACAGGTGTCGCCGCCGCAGCAGCCGCTCGACCCGCCGCACCCGCCCCGATGCCCGCCGGCGAGCGCGAGGCCCTGTCGCGCATTCGAACGATGATCGCCCAGCGCCTCTCCCAGAGCTGGCAGGCCGCGCCGCACATCTTCGTCACGATGGCCATCGAGATGGACGCCGCCCTCGCGCTGCGTGCGCAAGTGAACGAGGCGCTCGCCGCGACGGGCGGCGGCAAGGTCAGCGTGAACGACATCGTCGTGAAGGCATGCGGCAGGGCGCTGCGGGCGCACCCGCTCTTGAACGTCAGCTGGGACGATGGGGCGCGGATCCGCCACGACCGCATCCACATCGGCGTCGCGGTGTCGCTCGACGACGGCCTGATCACGGTCGTCGCACCGGACGTCGACGTTCGGCCGCTCGGCGAGATCGGCGCCGACATCGCCGGCAAGGCGCAGCGGGCGCGCGAGGGGAAGCTGACGGCGGACGACATGGCCACGGCCAGCACGTTCACCGTCACCAACCTCGGCATGTTCGGCGTCGAGAGCTTCACCGCCATCATCAACCCACCCGAGGCGTGTATCCTGGCGGTCGGCGCCGCCGTGCCGTCGGCGGTCGTCGTGGACGGTGCGATCGTCGTTCGATCGGTGATGAAGGTCACGCTCTCGGCCGACCACCGCGTCGTGGACGGCGCTTCGGCGGCGGCGTTCCTGGTCACGCTCAAGCAACTCCTCGAGCACCCGCTCGGGATGCTCGTCTAG